ACCAAAGCCGCCGCCCGTCATACGCGAGCCAATGACGCTGCCTGTCGCCATCATGTCGAACGCCAGATCCACTAACGTATCCAGCTCCGGACAACTTACCTCGTAATCATCGCGCAACGATGCGTGGCTCTGAAACATAAGTTGGCCAAATCGTTGCCAATCCGCACGCTGGGCTGCCTCTGCTGCTTCAACAGTTCGCGTAATTTCGTTAACCACATGTAATGCTCTACTGAATTCGACTCGATCGAGTTTCGATCGATTTGCTTCGAGCTGAGCCTTGGTAGCATCACGCAGGCTCCGAAGGCCAAGCTTCTGAGCCGCTGACTCACACTGCAACCGCCGCTGGGCGTATTCACCGCCCGTAAGCTCATGTCTTACGTTCGTGTTGGCGATTAGTATCGTCAGGTTCGGATCAGATAGCGGCACTGTCTTTGTTTCCAGCGACCGACAATCGAGAAGCAGCGCATGGCCGGCCTGTGCTAATGCTGCGATTGCCTGATCCATAATCCCGCACGGTACTCCGGCAAACGTGTGCTCCGCTTTTTGCGCAAGTAATGCCTTGTCCCATGCGGAGAATGAGCACACTCCCATCGCTTCCAACAGCGTGATCATCGACACTTCAAGAGCTGCACTGCTCGAAAGACCTCCACCCAACGGCACGTTGGAGTCAATAAGCGCATCAAATCCGCCGTAATCACATCCTCGCAGACATGCCAGCGCCACCACACCTTTTACATAGTTTGCCCACTTAGGTTCACCTGGTCGAAGCTCAGAATTAACCTCAAACTCCACGAAGGCATCACTACCTCCTGCACTTTTCAGCGCAGGCATGGTGCTGATAATCCGTACAGTGCGTCTGGGTGATCGGTCGGCGACTATCAGCGTCTGCCGTTCAATCGCCATAGGCAAAACAAACCCCTCGTTGTAATCCGTATGCTCACCGATCAGATTCACACGCCCCGGCGCAACAGCGGCAAAGCGCGGCTGACGACCAAATTTTTTATTGAACTGCGCTGCTGCTCTCGCAAGCTGGTCGCCAATCGCAGGCGTTAACGGATGGTTTCGATGGTTTTGATCAGTCATGAACAACGATGATAAGGCAAGTAGCCGGAACGATATCGTTCAGCCATTAGAGTTCCGCGCCCAAACTCCTCCTTACCGATGGTCGCAGGCTTTCGCACTTGTTGCTAAACTCCGCTCTCCTGCGGCTAAGGAAAGGCAGCGATTGCGATTTGAACTCCTTGATCGAATAATTGAACGCTCGTCGGATAAACTCGTGGCGATCAAAAACGTCACCAGT
The nucleotide sequence above comes from Phycisphaeraceae bacterium. Encoded proteins:
- the galK gene encoding galactokinase; translation: MTDQNHRNHPLTPAIGDQLARAAAQFNKKFGRQPRFAAVAPGRVNLIGEHTDYNEGFVLPMAIERQTLIVADRSPRRTVRIISTMPALKSAGGSDAFVEFEVNSELRPGEPKWANYVKGVVALACLRGCDYGGFDALIDSNVPLGGGLSSSAALEVSMITLLEAMGVCSFSAWDKALLAQKAEHTFAGVPCGIMDQAIAALAQAGHALLLDCRSLETKTVPLSDPNLTILIANTNVRHELTGGEYAQRRLQCESAAQKLGLRSLRDATKAQLEANRSKLDRVEFSRALHVVNEITRTVEAAEAAQRADWQRFGQLMFQSHASLRDDYEVSCPELDTLVDLAFDMMATGSVIGSRMTGGGFGGCTVSLVSTDAVGTVRDALAHGYKQRTGIEATIFDTRPAAGARVLALK